The sequence TTCACTGCACTACGCGGCATGGCTGCTGCTACCTCCTAGGTAAAGGTCCTGGATGATCGATGAGGCCTTCGCCTCTTCCTTGGTGCCAGAGAAAGCGATGCTGCCGTTCTCCAGGACGTAGACCGATTCCGCGAGGTTCATCGCAAGGCGGGTGTTCTGTTCGACCAGCAACACCGTGAGGTTGCGTTCGGCGACCAGCTTGCGCACGACTTCGAGCACCTGTTCCACCAGCACCGGCGACAATCCCATCGACGGCTCATCCAGCAGCAGCACACGCGGCTGCGCCATCAGTGCGCGGCCGAAAGCGAGCATCTGCTGCTCGCCGCCCGACAAGGTGCCAGCGGGCTGCTGGAGGCGCTCTTTCAAGCGGGGGAAGGTGTGGAAGATGAAGTCCTCGACCTCGGGCCGCGACGATGGCAGCTTCGCCGCGATCGCGCCGAGGCGCA comes from Simplicispira suum and encodes:
- a CDS encoding ABC transporter ATP-binding protein, producing the protein MLRVKGLQAGYGRATVLHDIDVDVAMGGLTTVLGPNGAGKSTLLRAISGVIEARAGTIEFEGERIDKLEPHEIVKRGVVHVPEGRQIFPDLSVADHLRLGAIAAKLPSSRPEVEDFIFHTFPRLKERLQQPAGTLSGGEQQMLAFGRALMAQPRVLLLDEPSMGLSPVLVEQVLEVVRKLVAERNLTVLLVEQNTRLAMNLAESVYVLENGSIAFSGTKEEAKASSIIQDLYLGGSSSHAA